A window of Schistocerca cancellata isolate TAMUIC-IGC-003103 chromosome 1, iqSchCanc2.1, whole genome shotgun sequence genomic DNA:
TTGTTGCTTTTGTAATTGGCAATTAGGGATGTATCCCCAAATAATCAAgagataaaaacacacacacacacacacacacacacacacacacacacacacacacacacacacacagagagagagagagagagagagagagagagagagagagagagagagagagagagaataagcaGAGGGGATATCACACCATTCCATTCATGTAGACAACACTTGCACGGGTTATAAATTTATGGGACACCTGAATTGCAGTAATCCAATTCTGAGATGAGTCtgcttaaaccaaaagtgtaatgtGTGATTCATAGGTAATGTGTGTGCAGACAACTACAAAACTGCATTTCAAATGTAGTGATGTGTGTGCTATTAACAGATATCAGAGATGATACAGGCCTTAAAGACAGAATGGGCACACCAGATTTAACATGTGGTGTTGGATGCTTCTGCACAGAAACTGGTATACGGCAGCAAGATCATGATAAATAACTCAAGTGACAACAACACTCTGGATCTAAAATTTCATATACCAAGAAAAATGATGCTCAGAGAACTCATAACAACGAATACTCACCACCTCAGCAATATCAATCCAATCCAGCATACTAATAAAAGCATCATTTTTAGAAGGCTGCTTTGCCCAGTTCCAGTACACAATAGATTTGAAGGCATGTGTCACATGCGCTGTCCTTTCTGTACTTTCTGTTAAGGGCTGCTTCTGTTCTTGCATAACAATACctgagtactgttttggtagttcAAGTTTATCACCAACAAGAGGTCGGCCTCTGAAGGATGCCCTAAGTACTGAAAATCACAATTTCTCATAAATCTAACACATCACAAGCAAATGCATACTTTACATTCAGTATCtcgaattaaataattttgtgattaACAGATCATAGTGGTGAACTCATTGTTGCTGGTGAGCAATCAGCTATGTACAAAGCTGTCAACAAAGCAAACATGTTGCACTTGAGAAGGAAGTAAGATTGACTGGGAACTGGAACCTACAACTCAATTTTCTGAATAGTCAATCACAGAGTTATTTTCATCAAAGCACAGTAAATCACtgattgtaaataaaaaatatgtttatgGCAAATGGAATACAAAGAGGTAACATGATATTGGTGAACTACACACTCTCCACCTACATTGACTTGTAAAGCAGAGGCAAATAATGCAGCCTTTCTGTACAACTTAAGAAGGAAACAAAGTGTCACCAAGCAGCTCATTTTTTCCACTAttttttaaggggctccagaaaggctcaaaatcatgaaatgttcaagttttacttttttgcattttaaaaattttcagactTTCCCGTTTCTATTGataatataatttattcagttcagaagacaACCCACTGTGATGCTGTTtaactgctgtcaaatgttcatCGTGTACATTTTGGAgatgtgagagaaaataagtgtCACAAAATAAGTGTGATAGTTTGATATATATCGCTCGCACGATTGTCatgagtttcatgtttatttactcttttgtgaTGCTGAAATTATTCATGgtgaattctgttcattgaagtctctgttttattgaaagatagtcaagggagactaaaaatcctctgaaggctttcaaAGAAAGGAGAAGTGTTGAAAAGCAAAGATTAGGAGTTGTTACCATAAACAATAAAGACGGTAACTAAGTATGTGAACTTAACCTTGCTGGTATACCTGCCCActgcaatgaaagtgagaaagaaagtactCTGTAGAGGAAGcttggttcagttagtgaaaagtatgaatgttttatgggcaaattggatgtgaatgaaatatctgGTATGTCATTTCTCAACagaatttttgcaaactgtgtaaTATGTATTCAGTGTAATAAAGTCAGTCTGCAACTCTCTATAAAAAAATCAAATAggacttgccagtgaaatggaactgaggtgtggtaagtgttcatacatgtgttgcagtaactccaaatGGAGAAAATGGTAGGaaaatctatgaacacaacatCAGATTTGTTTATGTCTTGCATACAATTGGTATGGGTGCTACTGTAGCTGCAGTTTTCTGTGGCctaatgaatcttccaaatcccccaaccaagtttacaaaCTATAACACATTTGTAGCATCTAAAGTAGAAGATctttgtatagaatctatgaagaaagctGTGAAAAGGTcagtaatagaaaacagtggtAACAGAGACTTGACTGCAGCATTTGGTGGTACCTGGCATAAATGTGGACACACATCTTTTCATGGTGTATTATCTGCCAccagcatttttctttttttcttttttttttttttttttttttgccttccttCAAGAATTTgctttggattttagaaacatacTGGTGACTTTGGAGATTATCAATTAAAGATTCAAAGTATTCTTCCTGAGAattaaccactgttatcatttaAGCTTTTTTGGTTGTGACCCAGTGTTTCAAGGCCACATTGTTGAGCATTTCCTCCTCAGATTCGTTACCCGGGCATTTATCTCACAAACTCAACATATACTCACAACTGTTAGCatcacagaccattaaatctagtaaaTCTTTATAGTTAACATCATTGAGTTTTGCATCcacaatcatcagtttgacattttgatgtaTAAACAAACACATAAGGTGTGTCTTCCTGAGGAGCCCAAGAAAATACACCACTTATGGCAATGGTCACAAAATTATGACCTTCCAATTTTCCATTCCGGATGAGCATTTTTGAAAGCTGCATAAAGTACATTTAAATTTAACTGCGCTACTCGTtttgctttgttactttaactccatttataacaactctttcGCTATCTTTGCTACCtggaaatggttggttggttggtttaaaaaaggTGGGAAGGGACCAAAccatgaggtcattggtcccttgttcctaatgaaacaatgccacaagtgtgagaataaaccaCACAAGGCAtaaaacacaaaacggaaagaaaggaaaaaccacaaaaacgaaggaaaggcaacgaacactcaaaggaacaaaagaggacaagaaaacaacagagagacactagaaacagacaagagtaaaaaaagaaagcagattacagtggctggccaacgacggaaataaaaaggaaaagccagctactctgcaacatattaaaacctccaccctaaaa
This region includes:
- the LOC126183495 gene encoding uncharacterized protein LOC126183495, which translates into the protein MAFHINFSSDMIKSDNKVQYIPCYIAKNGTANVSKYFEPYVKVDANENVLRASFRGRPLVGDKLELPKQYSGIVMQEQKQPLTESTERTAHVTHAFKSIVYWNWAKQPSKNDAFISMLDWIDIAEVLHTSD